A genome region from Salvia splendens isolate huo1 chromosome 19, SspV2, whole genome shotgun sequence includes the following:
- the LOC121778885 gene encoding uncharacterized protein LOC121778885: MIREIQAQKIAKALENDELETGTGLKQGRGLKRPGDTRWSSHYKTLLNIMDLFSAIFNVLVIIGKKGSSDDKAKALGVLYSIESFDFNFMAQLMTTIFGYTNDLCLALQRRDQDIINAMRLVTLTKDQLQKMRDVRWEIQLNKVIDLLLQELDNRFDDVNMELIRCMACFNPKDNFSSFDKENVLKLATFYPSDFSNCELMAIECQLDIFIEDMKNDSDFQNLQDIGSLLMKLVETKRDVAYPHVFLLIKLILILPVATASVERVFSGMTFVKNKLRNRIGDQSLNDCLVTFIEKDIFLYVSDDAVVKRFEEMKTRRKIN; this comes from the exons ATGATTCGTGAAATTCAAGCACAAAAAATCGCTAAAGCCTTAGAGAATGACGAACTTGAAACAGGGACGGGGTTGAAACAAGGACGGGGTTTGAAAAGGCCTGGAGACACTCGTTGGAGTTCTCACTACAAGACTCTTTTGAATATCATGGACTTGTTTTCTGCAATTTTTAACGTTCTAGTGATAATTGGGAAGAAGGGTTCTTCAGATGATAAGGCAAAAGCTCTAGGCGTTTTATACTCAATAGAGtcatttgattttaattttatggcaCAGCTAATGACCACTATATTTGGGTACACTAATGATTTGTGTCTTGCTTTACAAAGAAGGGATCAAGATATTATTAATGCTATGAGGCTCGTCACTTTAACCAAGGACCAGTTACAGAAAATGAGGGATGTCAGATGGGAGATTCAACTGAATAAG GTAATTGATTTATTACTTCAAGAACTTGATAACCGATTTGATGATGTCAATATGGAGTTGATTAGGTGCATGGCTTGCTTCAATCCTAAAGATAACTTCTCTTCTTTTGACAAGGAAAATGTACTTAAACTTGCCACTTTTTATCCTTCCGACTTTTCAAACTGTGAATTGATGGCTATTGAGTGCCAACTTGATATATTCATCGAAGATATGAAAAATGATAGTGACTTTCAAAATTTACAAGATATTGGTTCTCTTCTGATGAAACTTGTTGAAACAAAGAGAGATGTCGCTTATCCTCATGTGTTTTTGCTTataaagttgattttgattcttcCGGTTGCTACTGCAAGTGTAGAGAGAGTGTTTTCCGGAATGACGTTTGTGAAGAATAAGTTGCGAAATAGGATTGGTGATCAATCTTTGAATGATTGTTTGGTCACTTTCATTGAGAAAGATATATTTCTATATGTTTCTGATGACGCTGTAGTCAAACGTTTTGAAGAAATGAAGACACGTCGAAAAATAAACTAG
- the LOC121779318 gene encoding LRR receptor-like serine/threonine-protein kinase RGI5 isoform X2 has translation MLLLSGNKIDGKYPKSICKCGEMEDLRISSNQLTGNIPTEIGNLTKLTLLREIPSSIFNISSLERVYLGNNILTRCIPIFNSLTRLQILYLDSNNLMGGIPKEIGYLTSLQHLKFNKNNLTGNIPKQIRNLTVLRTLYIDSNKLTGMYISIDTITV, from the exons ATGTTACTTCTGAGCGGAAATAAAATTGATGGAAAATACCCGAAGAGTATATGCAAGTGCGGAGAGATGGAAGATTTGCGAATATCCTCTAACCAACTCACTGGCAACATACCAACTGAAATCGGAAACTTGACGAAGCTTACTTTATTAA GAGAAATTCCTTCTTCTATCTTCAACATTTCTTCTCTGGAACGTGTGTACCTTGGTAACAACATTCTTACTAGATGTATCCCCATTTTCAACAGTTTAACCAGGCTTCAAATATTGTATCTTGACAGCAACAACTTGATGG GTGGCATACCCAAAGAAATTGGATATCTCACCTCCTTGCAGcatctaaaatttaataaaaacaatttGACAG GTAACATACCAAAGCAAATTAGGAACCTTACTGTGCTGAGAACGTTATACATTGATTCCAACAAGTTGACAGGTATGTATATTAGTATCGATACTATAACGGTATAg
- the LOC121778886 gene encoding uncharacterized protein LOC121778886 produces MENAPGNCQLISPIIQKDIINCCAKETTKRIVDDLGEDCFAILADESSDVLQKEQLALCMHYVEKKSGNVVERFIGLVHVADTTALSLRSAILTLLSEHSLSPSNIRGQGYGGASNMKGEIHGLKTLIMEDTPSAYCIHCFAH; encoded by the coding sequence ATGGAAAATGCACCTGGAAATTGTCAATTGATATCTCCAATTATTCAAAAGGATATTATCAATTGTTGTGCTAAAGAAACAACTAAGCGAATTGTGGATGATCTTGGTGAGGATTGCTTTGCTATATTAGCCGATGAATCAAGCGATGTGTTGCAAAAGGAACAATTAGCCCTTTGCATGCACTatgttgaaaaaaaaagtggaaATGTAGTTGAACGATTCATTGGTCTTGTGCATGTCGCTGATACAACAGCTTTGTCTCTTAGAAGTGCAATTTTGACTTTGCTTTCTGAACATTCACTGAGTCCATCTAATATTCGAGGACAAGGATATGGTGGGGCTAGTAACATGAAGGGTGAGATACATGGACTTAAGACTTTGATTATGGAAGATACTCCAAGTGCTTACTGCATCCACTGCTTTGCGCATTAG
- the LOC121779318 gene encoding uncharacterized protein LOC121779318 isoform X1 — protein MPETSTFIPPSSVSRRRRNLVKGTYPLTIGAFIVELTMSDFHVGVGRTDSLPSISDPASSLDPIKVMIEHILARMARLQTRMDEYDRRQSSRHTLQPDPEPPHSRGHSRPLEGPLLFTQPFAAVSVTTPPPPAPISLPRSPDFRDQVGAEEVLLDVEEKDGFLQAFEVANFKYVEEAEKVVDEEVPAPPSEGLGCSSLAFVLAEEIGPVHIEKYSQLASPIVPPPPPQHSHSCWSSTSPTSHCCSAAPLPAAAAAPSLTLPPPAPPCSPNIFGVEEALLDDEEKVRYFAILVFARVRGEKCSSRDQVERNELLRAHCFTFGILEELVNHSSPIGGVGFSKEDISFCSTLNLIQSEKMVMVTNGVAFIPRRHSCPFDPGGDIISPSLCF, from the coding sequence ATGCCCGAGACGTCCACTTTTATCCCTCCGTCGTCGGTCTCTCGTCGTCGtcggaatcttgttaagggaacttatcccttaacaattggtgctttcattgttgAACTCACCATGTCTGATTTTCACGTCGGAGTTGGGCGCACAGACTCGCTGCCCTCAATTTCAGATCCGGCGTCCTCCCTCGATCCGATTAAGGTGATGATCGAGCATATTCTGGCGCGTATGGCTCGGCTACAGACTCGCATGGACGAGTATGATCGCCGCCAATCCTCACGCCATACGCTGCAACCGGATCCGGAGCCACCGCACAGCCGCGGACACTCACGCCCGCTGGAGGGTCCCTTGCTGTTCACACAGCCGTTTGCGGCTGTATCAGTCACTACGCCTCCACCACCAGCCCCGATCTCCCTGCCGCGCAGCCCAGATTTCAGAGATCAAGTTGGAGCGGAAGAAGTCTTGCTAGATGTAGAAGAGAAGGATGGATTTCTCCAAGCTTTTGAGGTAGCTAATTTCAAGTATGTTGAGGAAGCAGAAAAGGTAGTCGATGAGGAAGTACCGGCTCCACCATCAGAAGGGCTTGGGTGTTCATCACTTGCCTTTGTGCTGGCTGAAGAAATTGGTCCGGTGCATATTGAGAAGTACTCTCAACTTGCTTCGCCTATTGTTCCACCGCCACCACCGCAGCACTCACACTCTTGCTGGAGCTCGACGAGCCCGACGAGCCATTGCTGCTCAGCCGCACCACTGcccgctgccgccgctgctccGTCCTTGACTCTGCCCCCGCCAGCTCCTCCGTGCAGCCCCAATATATTTGGAGTTGAAGAGGCTTTGTTAGACGATGAAGAGAAGGTTcgatattttgctattttggtgtTTGCTCGAGTGAGAGGAGAGAAGTGCAGTAGTCGTGACCAAGTTGAGCGGAATGAGTTGTTGAGAGCTCATTGTTTCACATTTGGGATATTGGAAGAATTGGTTAATCATTCATCTCCAATAGGGGGAGTTGGATTTTCAAAGGAAGACATCTCTTTCTGTTCCACATTGAATCTGATTCAAAGTGAGAAAATGGTAATGGTCACCAATGGTGTTGCATTTATTCCAAGACGACACTCCTGCCCATTTGATCCCGGAGGAGATATAATCTCACCTAGCTTATGTTTTTAG
- the LOC121779318 gene encoding LRR receptor-like serine/threonine-protein kinase RGI5 isoform X3, which translates to MLLLSGNKIDGKYPKSICKCGEMEDLRISSNQLTGNIPTEIGNLTKLTLLREIPSSIFNISSLERVYLGNNILTRCIPIFNSLTRLQILYLDSNNLMGGIPKEIGYLTSLQHLKFNKNNLTGNIPKQIRNLTVLRTLYIDSNKLTGELP; encoded by the exons ATGTTACTTCTGAGCGGAAATAAAATTGATGGAAAATACCCGAAGAGTATATGCAAGTGCGGAGAGATGGAAGATTTGCGAATATCCTCTAACCAACTCACTGGCAACATACCAACTGAAATCGGAAACTTGACGAAGCTTACTTTATTAA GAGAAATTCCTTCTTCTATCTTCAACATTTCTTCTCTGGAACGTGTGTACCTTGGTAACAACATTCTTACTAGATGTATCCCCATTTTCAACAGTTTAACCAGGCTTCAAATATTGTATCTTGACAGCAACAACTTGATGG GTGGCATACCCAAAGAAATTGGATATCTCACCTCCTTGCAGcatctaaaatttaataaaaacaatttGACAG GTAACATACCAAAGCAAATTAGGAACCTTACTGTGCTGAGAACGTTATACATTGATTCCAACAAGTTGACAG GTGAACTACCGTAA
- the LOC121778884 gene encoding receptor-like protein 9DC3 has translation MLQVFDVSRNAFTGNLPHEYLRNFKGMIDVQENHQGEQDVSQLYIDSLTITMTLTVKGGIPASLGNITELESLDLSSNRLEGEIPTELTKLTFLSVINISGKIPQSSGQFSTFENTSYVGNSGLCGIPLSRTCEEPSPPVMLQEDDDYGILEGFGWQAVVSSYGC, from the exons ATGCTGCAAGTTTTTGATGTATCTCGTAATGCATTTACTGGCAATCTCCCCCATGAATATTTGAGGAATTTCAAAGGGATGATTGATGTACAAGAGAATCATCAAGGAGAACAAGATGTGTCTCAATTATATATAGATTCATTGACAATAACAATGACATTAACAGTGAAAG GAGGTATACCTGCATCTCTTGGAAACATTACGGAACTCGAGTCGTTGGACCTGTCCTCAAACCGTTTGGAAGGGGAAATTCCAACAGAGCTAACAAAACTCACATTTCTTTCTGTGATAAATATTTCAGGGAAGATTCCTCAATCCAGTGGCCAGTTTTCCACATTCGAAAATACATCATATGTTGGGAATTCTGGACTATGTGGAATTCCTTTATCACGAACATGTGAAGAGCCTTCGCCTCCAGTGATGCTGCAAGAGGATGATGATTATGGTATTCTAGAGGGATTCGGTTGGCAGGCTGTTGTTTCTAGTTATGGATGTTGA